DNA sequence from the Thunnus maccoyii chromosome 7, fThuMac1.1, whole genome shotgun sequence genome:
TAAAACTCAAGAGCACATCAGAAGAATGCATATAGTTTTCCCGACTCCTCAAAGACACCTTTGATTATGAGTTTCAGCCATTACTGTTTCACCACTACTTCAGAGTAAGACTCATGATTTAAGTGTCTTGCATTATCCAGGCAAATCTTAATGTCTTTCCTTAAAAAGGCACTGCCCTAAACAAACAAAGGCAATTAAATGGACCCTACAATAATGTCATGCTAAATTTGGACACTTACTATGGCTGTGTAAGATTTAAAAGACCTCTTCTTAAGATAGATATTTGATACCTGCATTGATACAGAGCTGTAGACAAATACAAACTCAGTTAACCTGCCTGTTTtacaaaaacagattattaaaGTTACAAGCTGTTCACATTAAGTACTAAAATAATGAAAGGTGGGTCTTTTTGTTATTGTCCCTCCTGCATTACAATTTTTGATgggtaaataaatgtaataataataatagtaataataataacaataataataattttcttaCTTGGTTTTTCCGAAGGTGTAGGTGACTGAATCGTCTTGCCTAAATGGGAAATAACAGTccattttatttactgtgtcTCTCCATTAGAACTCTTCCTAAGACAAATATGCATGCATTTATACAGACACTCACCTTTACCTTTCCCCTTACTGCCTGCACTGCTGACTGCACTCTTCGGTTTCTTAGGTGGCATCCTTGCTCTTATGATGGCTTCATTAATGAGAGGGAGAACGAATACCTGAATTCAAATCCTTTGAGCAAAGCATAGTGTGTTGTATTACTCTAATCCAAACACCATGGTATACATATTCATGTCCATATATTTCTACATATTTCTACTTCCTTGACCTGGTGTTGGTTAGactgatatttttcttattacaCACAGTTTATACACAGTAGATGCAATGCAGTGCCTGGTGATAGTGCACCAAAAATCATTATCAATGCAAGTGGCGACATCTTGTGGTGAAGAATTGTCTTTGCCTTATTTTAGCTATCCACTACCGTTGAGtaatttaaatatgtatatatacataataaatcatgttttattaacTAATCACATGTTTAGGATGAAAATTTTAATCTGCAAATAGAAAATATAGCTGTAAAATTCATCTAGTggaattaaaagtgtaatatttccttttcttttcaaatctgttttcagcttttggactttttctctaatctttgatttttggtgaaatattggatcatttgaacatttattgaaatgaaaccatgtgggAAATTTAGAAGttaaaatcactatttggtggagctgttgacaactcatagacatctgaaatgtgagcccgactacacactgctttttgtaagacatcaaaagccaaaaaggttggaaaccactggtttcatctttaacaatatgttgtattttcaaaccttgttatattatccattgtgtcaaatcttaatcagaaaagtaactaaagctgtcaaataaatgtagtatagTTGCCACTCTGACATGTAATTAGTGGAGTGCAACTATAatgtagcatcaaatggaaatactcaagtaaaagtacctcaaaactgtagtAGTAGAGTAAcgttacttgagtaaatgtaggcTACTTAGTTAATTTCCACCACcgataataatatattataattttgCATACCTTTGCTCAGTTGTTAAGTATCGTTATGGTTTGCACTCGACGTTGATAGCTAACCTCACGACGAAAACATGTTATAGTtacgttagctaacgttaatgTTAAGGTAGGAGAACTAGCTTGTAGTTAGTTAGTTACCActgaaaaatacacttttagGCTCGATGTTTCTTTACTAAGTCAGTTTCAGCGATGGTGCAGCTATCTGCAATTAACATGAACGACAGTCGTGttgacaatgaaaatttataaatggaaatattaattTTACCGGTAATTTAAACCATAGTAGCTTAATTTCTCTCCAGCGATCCACACGCTTCTCTGCTCCTCGCGCTGTGTCTGTTTGGTTGCCAGGGGTTACAGGGACGGGAAAAAATATGACTGACAGATTCAAGAGCCAATCAGATCCCGGCAATAAATTGACGTTACACCGTCGTCGAAAGTTACCTGAGCAATTGACAAACAGTTTGAAGAGTTCACTGACAAGACAGCGCACACTTCGGAAGTGAAATCTTTTAATTAGATCAGCCGTGAGCCTTAAGACAACAGTTTAAGCAAGATATGAATTTTAAGTAAGACGAGAAGAGATTTGGACTCAGCGCTCGTTCTGGTGCTGGCAGGTGGATGTAATTAGTTGATTAACCTGCTGCGGGGCATTGGTACGTAAGTAACCTATTGGGAAATTCTGTGTTTCACCTCATTGCTGTTCACTGCTGTCCATGATTGACACGACacgacatgtttttttctctcaagaGGACAAACATTGAATTTTGATTGTTTGCCACAATGGAGGAAACAAAACAGGTTTCAGAATGTGAGATGCTGTGTATTATTCAACAATGCTCAGGTACACCTGACTTCCATTTCCTCATTCTCAGTCCACCTTAATAGGCTTGTGGGTAAACACAATGGAAGTAGAATTGCAGCCTattgtagcttcatattcatcCCGTGCCAAACATTGCAGTGCTTAGTGGAATATGTTCACTCAAGGAAACAAAATGAGGAAGAATAAGTATTTCCTGGCAGCAGTTAAAAGTTCATCAGGTACACCTGTAcagtctaatgcaatccagtGCAGCAGTCCAGCAATAAATCCTATCGCTGTGGAGAGCTTAATCGGTCACTGGGTGGGGTGTTGTATTAGATTTCATTATATTAAGAGGTGTTTCCATTCTTATTCTCTATTATCTTATTTTGCTCCTAACATGTAGTTAAACAAGTTTCAGTATAATGAATAtcaatacaacaacaatactAAGGTGTTAATCAGTATAACCCTGACACAGTGCAAACAGAGACTGAACTTTGTAGGCTTTATAAAGAACAGATTTACAGCAGGGCTAATGTATTTGGTTGCACTTGCGTTATATTGCAAGTGCAACCCTATAAAGTAGAGGCCTTTCATGCTCAAGCGAGCTGAttgattgtttaattttttgGTTGATTGGTTGGGACCCAGGCCCACACTTTGTTTTCAAGTCCCAACATTCACATTTCGATGATCTCAGTACTGTAATGCCAATTTTCATCCAAAGTTTGCACATAAGTTAAccatatttcattcattttagatATGGAGGAGTCCAGTGACTTCTATGATGTGTATGACACAGACATCCACCCTCCCTGGTCAGACCACCAGCATTTGTCCCCAGAGGATCCGGAGAATGTGGAGTGTCTGAGAAGGAAAATCAAATATTACTTTATGAACCCCTGTGAGAAGTATCACGCTCGTGGCCGAAAACCATGGAAACTGATCCTGCAGATAATCAAAATAGCCATTATTACTATCCAGGTAGTAATCTCAGAAATGACTTGAatgcttgttgttttgttgtttcaccatcttgatttaaaaaataaataaaaaaaatcttttcctTGTCCCAGTTGGTGTCTTTTGGGCTGAGCAACCAGATGGTTGTCACATTCAAGGAGGAAAATCTGATGACATTCAAGCACCTCTTTCTGAAAGATTATGTGGATGGAAGTATGGATACATATGCTGTTTACAGACAGGCAGATGTTTATGATCACATTGATTACATCATCAAACAGGTAACGTAATGCCAGtatttttgtttcctctgtagTACACATGATTTTTACTTGCTGGAATTTGTTGGTGTCAGGTTATTTTGGTGATGTGGCATGATAGATTTTTCCTTTTGCTTTAACGTTACTGTAAATCATTGATGGAATGTTATTACTCTATATACTTATATGGCCCAAAAAGCTTGAGAAGCTCCCATGACAAGTTATGTCATGGGATAGGACTTTGTACATGTTGTTTGAATTGGTCATTTGGTTTTGTAGATTTGAACTGCATAAATTGTCTACCATGAAACAATAATGGCAGCTGCTCTTTTCAGAAAGTTACTTTTCCACCATTCAGAATTGTTTGAGGTTTTCACCCCAATGCTGTCAAACTGTCAACAAACCTGACTTTATAGTAACTGAGATTTCAATCGCTCATTTCTAGTATGGACTTCTGCACAACATCACAGTGGGCAATCACGAATATGAGAAAAATGGTGCCAACTTTACCCCCTTATCAATGTGTCAGGAGTTCTACAGAAACAGTACCATCTACCCTGAAAATGAGACCTTTGAAATTGATGCACAGGTGGAAACTGGTATGCAGGGTTATTGTTTATAGGGATGATTACACTAATATTATGTTTGAAAGCAACAATTTCTTGTTAACAGTTGTAATCTttgctgtactttgtgtttaacagAGTGCATTGAAGTTTATCCGATGCATTGGCCGTCCTTACTTCCTCATATTAACTTGCATTTCAAAAGGTATGTCAACAACATTCTCATGTAAGACAACATCATTTTGCTGTCTTGGTGctgtatacagtatgatgtGAGAACACCTGTCAGTTCATGTACCTGTCGTGTCTTCCAGGATGCTCTCTGTCAAGATCATGTTTGACCTCAAGGCCATAAATTTACAGACAGTGAGATATCGAGAGCTGCCAGACTGCTACCACTTCAAAGTTGTTGTACGTCACTTGACTTGTCTTCATGGCTCAGTACACGCCAGTGGATCACATCACATAAACTTTGTCTTTTACCAGCAGTGATGACACATCACTTCACTGCTGCCTTAATAGTGACAAAGATTCCTTGTGTCACTGCATCTGATTACACAGCACAGATAggagttaaaatgaaaatgaagacaaatgaaAAGAGTCAGCTGTGTGAACCCTGAGTTTTATGAAGCTACTTTGAGGACACAAATCTGATTAGTCTCAAATAAGCGTGTTTCCACAGGGTGCCTGCTATTTACATAGTTAAATGTTAGCTGTAGGGCCTGGCAAGTGAATGTTTAGTTTTTGGGTTTGTCTGTAAAGAATAATAGTCCATTGTAAAAATTGTCTGCACCTCCTTTTAAATAGATCACATTTAATAACCAAGCCCACAGTGGCAGGATAAAGGTCGACCTGGAAAACGATGTAGAGATCAATGAATGCAGAGACTGGAAAGTAACTGGAGCATGTGAGTTGTAGTTCATACAGATTAATCATCTGTATTGCTTTAAGCTCATGTCCAGGATTTGCTGGCATTCATGAGGGCTGATTCCTTTTCACATGAGACTAATCTTAATTTCTCTGCTCACTCAGCTGCTAGAAACATATACCTGACCGTGCTGTTCGACTGCCTCATCATTGTAACGTGCATCACCTCCTTCACCTTGTGCACACGCTCAGTGCTCAACGGGATACAGCTGCAGTTTGTAAGTAAACTGAACATACCCTGATGTGCAGCCAGTATTGTTTTTATCCTTTTCAGTGATTTGCTTAGATCTAAGAAATGGTATGGTTGTCTGATATGTTCATTATCGTTCTCATAAAGTGATCGAAATCATTGCCAAAAAACTTTTATACAAACCTTTAGTacaaaatttcctctttgtgctTCCCTGTTGAACTGCAGTGGCAGGGTAATAACAAAAATAGGTACATTTGTACTAAAAAGTATgtaagatatccacttgatttgactaactcagactgctgaagcctcataatagcttcaaataaactctctgtcccccatcacttatattaaAAGCACATGaagaagggatcttttaatggccagtatgaacaggaggaatggttATAGCAAACTTAACCTGTTTCAATGATCATGAGgccacctgactattgttttaaggcggacttgaaaaattgtgaatctacCCTTTTAACCTGACTGCTGCCGTTCACAGATATATTCTACAACTGCTTTCTTTTGCTCTAAACAGGAGTACACACTCTCCTGCAGGAAGCACAGCGGTAGAGAAGTCCCATGGTCAGACAGGTTGGAGTTTGTGAACGGCTGGTATATCCTGATCATTGTCAGTGACACATTGACCATCATTGGCTCCATTCTCAAGATAGAGATCCAGACTAAGGTAACGGCCGtttaatcaaaatgtaaattacaATCTTTAATTTACTTCAAGAAGTTTACCAGAATATCAGCTGCCGTCTATAGTGTCTGGTCATCTATATCATGTGAAACATCCACTATTTCCTGTAGGTCCTCACGAGCTACGACGTGTGCAGCATCTTACTTGGTACAGGCACCATGTTCGTTTGGATCGGGGTCATCCGTTACATGGGCTACTTTCGGAAGTACAATGTAAGACCAGGTTATCAACTGGACAGCTCATGACTAAAGAACATGTTCATTTGTCTTAATGTAGTGCAGTGGTTGGAGAATATCATCATCATAGTGCTTACAATAGAGGTCCCATACAACAGTAGCATTATTGCtttttattgcatattttttagAAAACTTAGTCTGCAGGTCTTAAAAAGATAATGTGACCTAACTTGATCTTGTTGTTATCATGAATGAAGCAGTGCAGGATTGTACCTTGGCTTAGGTCtttatttgaatttcatttttggAGGTTTTTAAAGGCTCATTCATGATGATTGTGATTGCGCCTAATTACAGGAAAATATTAACTGCTAGACCCGAAGGTATTCTCAAAGAGAAAATGCATTCCTGTATGCGGCTTTCCAGATACACACATTCTGTTACCATGTGTTCTGTGGATGTTTCCAGATTCTCATCCTGACGCTCAGGGCAGCGTTCCCAAATGTTATCCGTTTCATCTGCTGTGCTGGAATAATCTACCTGAGTTACTGTCTTTGTGGCTGGATCGTCCTTGGCCCGTATCACGAGAAGGCAAGCAGTGTTTACATAGTATAAAGAAAAATCTACTGGGTTTAACTGAGGCCCAAACCtgcattattttaaattctaatgAAGTTTTGTTCACTCCAGTAGTCCCTAATCGTgaagaataaattaaaataatgatcaCACGCCTCTAACCTTTCTCCTCTTTGACTTGTTTTAGTTCCGGACCTTGAACACAGTGTCGGAGTGTCTGTTCTCCCTGATCAACGGAGATGACATGTTTCCCACCTTTAAGAACATGACCCAGAAGAGCAGCCTGGTGTGGCTTTTCAGCAGGGTCTACCTCTATTCCTTCGTCTCACTCTTCATCTACATGATCCTCAGTCTTTTCATCACACTCATCACTGACACCTATGACACTATCAAGGTATTATTTATGATTGTTGTAGGTATTTACAACCCATGATATCTTATTATTGATAATTTGTCTTGAATGATGTTTGACTGGGTACTGGTTCACAATTTCACTGTTATGCTGAGAATAATTATGTTTGCAAGTGAGTGTTTCTAAGAAATGCTTCAATGACTAAAATGTTTCTTATATAACACTCTCTAACACCCACACTCAGTGTAAACTGTCACTTTCTGACTTATGTCAtttagcaacagcagcagagtggaACCCCAACGTCAGAACTGCAAAGATTCCTGTCAGAGTGTAAAGATCTGCCGAACTCTGGGGTGTACAGACTTGACAAGAGCAACACCTGCTTCTTTAACTGCTGCATGAGCAGGTAGGTCAAATGCAGCTTACTCCAATGAAAATCACGAATCCAGTGCTTATGGCAAGCCATCTGTAATTTGATATCCATAATAGCATTTCTCGTAGTCAAAATTGTATTCTCAATAGTCAGAATGGTAGTTAAAGATATCCACAATAACATTCTTACTAGTAGAAGTTGTATTTCAAGATATCTAAAACTTTGATTGTACTAGTCAAAAATAAACTTAAGATAtctaaaaatctttaaaaagtatAAGTGGCTAttttaacatttgcatttgtataaaaatgtattttggatATTCAAAATTACATTGTGGATATCTGTAatggtttttcattttggatatctgaaataaaaattgtgaataGTAACAATTGGATTGTAGATATCTGAGATGGGAGTTCTTCCTAGTAAGACTTCTATTGCAGATATCCAGAATGTTCATTCTGgatatcaaaaatgtaattgtggatatctgaaattgAAAGCCCAATACACAAGAATGGCAAAAGTGACGTAATTTGTCCTAGCAAGAATGACATTGTGCATAtccaaaatgttcattttgacttGGAAGAACTGAATTATGGATATTTACAATACATATCCAGtctatttattaaatgttatgatGATGTTATACGTGCTAACTGCTCAGGAGTCTAGTATCATTGGTATCCTTTGCTTTTTTGTGGCAACATCACCAATTTTGGGTTCTATTTATTAGCACTAATTAAACTGGGCATGCAAGTGCATTGTGTTAAACGACTTCTTAATACTGTTTGTAGTCATTAGACAAAACACCTAATAGAATCTAAGttgagacattttttctttcatttaaggTGCAAGAAGCCTGAAGAGAGGATGACTTCAGAGGCATAGCATGTCTTTGTTGTGGCAATATTTAACAGGCTACATAAACCTTTATGTGCACTTTATGCAGCTGCGTTCAGTAGAAATGCTTTTTGAATCATAGTACTATTATACCTCAGGTTTACCCTGGAGATTGATTTGTGATGGAGCACTTTTTTCTCTTGGAGATAAGAAAAAGAAGCCAGTGCTGAAGAGACCAAACCCAAGTCAACATGAAGGTTAGAAATAAAGGAATGACACACTGAATCTGGTCTGACGCACTGATGCAGAGAGCACTTTgtaaatacacttatttgtaTTGATATGTAGCAAAAAAAGATGACACTGAAATTCCCAATGTTGTACACTAGAGATAAtgaataaaggttaaataaataaattggaACATAAATGAGATTTTATTTCTCCAGTGTCAGGAGAAGTTATCAATATAAAAGCTAGtacaacatttctttttctctcactagTAGGTCCCTTGTAAAGTCTtgtgcaaaaaagaaaaatcccatTCATTAGTTCATGGCAATAATGCATATGGTACATACTGTAGGGTTTCTGTGAACATTGTAAAATTGACAGTCTTCAAAAGTAAAATCTGGATGCATATACTATAAATGTCCCACCAGTCACCTAGAGGTTTAAAATTGGGTTAGCAGTGAATATGTCCATTTATTTTCCCAGAAGAGATATGTCGATTGACCCTCTGTGATGAAGTGTCGGAGAGGTCTGAGGTTAATTCAAACCACTCTTGGTGACTTAACTGAATCACAAATGGGCCGAACAGTACATGCTATGTTCCAGCTTGCTTGACTGCAGAAGGTCTCAGAGATAAATCACCTGAATGTCATACCACAGGGATCTGAGAGGTTCATGATGCAGAAATCTCTTTGGTTTTGGCCTATGACACTGGACTACAGTACTCTAAGTCCtaccaaaaataaacaaaaacaatttgtatGAGTGACTTGATGCAATCTTCCAAAGTAGAAAGTTGTCACTGGTACTGAGGTCTGATAAAAGTAACCAAGATGATCTACAAGCTAGCTAAAAACAAGTCCATAGGTCTTGAAAACGTAAAATGTCCCACAATTTTACAGTTGCAATGACCAGTTTTGTATTATCTGAGACCTTGAATCCTTATAGCGTCCCCTGTATTCTTGTCAGTCTCACAGGAGTGTTGTTGGACAATCCAGAAAGGCAAAGCCAAGGGTAGAGTGGGTTACAAAaatcttgatttaaaaaaaaataataataataaaaaaaaaaaaatctaatggAAGTTTAGTGACTTCATCTTGTATCCTgagaaaacatgataaaatagCTCCAATAAGTCAGTCTGGTTTGGATTGAGTGACACCAGATGGCGGTAGGACCCGCTGTTCCTCCATCCTATTGGACTGGGAACGCAAGATGAGACTGAAAAAATCTTCATCTGGAACAGTACGTCCCCTTGTTGCAGAGGGAGGTGCAGCACATCTCTGGTCATTCAGCCTGGAGCCCTAAAACATTGTGGAGACAGAAAGGACAATTACTGTATCGTAGTTGATTCTGTTGCAAGTAGCCATGACATGTTATATTTAGACCCTTAATATTCATctataaacacttttatttatgtaaaactCCAGTTACTCATTTCAAAATATTGTGTAGCACCTCAATCAAATAAGATCTGCTGCTTGTTGTGACTTGAGCTATTTGGATTGAGATGATTCTACCTATTTGGTTGATACAAGTCAGTTTATTCTGTTAAAAGAATAAACCTCCATAGTCCAATTTAacttgtgaaaaaaatataatttaaatgtatacaACTGCACAGAAAATTTAAGAGTCCATGTGAACAGAATCTTGTTGATCCAATCTGACAGCAAATGTCCACGTGGTTTAGGATAAAGCTAATTGTTTCCCATCATGCATTGAGAGCAGTTGTGGCACCTGGCTCTGTAAGCACTAGTTACTTGATCTCATGAGATTATCACTGCCTGTGTCATTGTGACACCTCAGTAAGTCATGTATTATAGTGAGCCAGACTGTGATTACCAATGACTGATTCTGTGTAGGCCTCGCTTATCTGGACTCCTTTGTTATAATATCCCAGTgaaacattcagtgtttttttttcttttttttctagtgCTCTTCCTGCAACCACTCGAGACTGagtcaaacaggaaaaaaaaaacgcagcaGGGCtctagtaaaaaataaaatggtgcACAGAGTTGCATTCAGTGCCTCAGaaatccccccctcccccttttaACAACacttgtttttggaaaaatactttttgaatataacttacatcaAGTTACATACTCACTCTCTCCTACCAGGCTCTTTGAAGCGGCCAAGAAATATTTCCTATGGCAGTTAGCATTCATAAGACtacctgtttgtgtttttgagctccttatcatctgtcacagtggtatttggcagcttgacatattaGATTTCTGCAGTAGAGAAGTTAGAAGACTTTTTGGACTtgttttcactcgtcatgaacGTATTTCCTCcgtgacagaaaaacatgtcataccagccttcagaaactcctgcgGGTTAAACTAGACTAACACaacacttttagggctgactgactctaacacattcaccataaacagactttaagacacttgtTAGCgtagcaacattaaggctacaagCAACCCATGTTGCAACACTCTGTAGGAGTCGGTTTTACACCACTACTTTTTCATTCagaaagaatatctgatgttgtgaataCGTAATTGTCTAGACACGAATACAAGACAACTCCCCCTTTTTCAGACGTATttccagggaaaaaaaaaaaaaaattatattcagACCAATACGGTAATTTCCAAAAAGTGAAAGAACAATGGAATTAGTACGAATTATAGAGAAATTAGAGATAGTGTTCAGTTGgtaaattcaaataaattccAAATAATTGGTAGTTTTACCTATAATGTTTAAGTTAGTGCCAGCAAGTCATTtcaacatgcaaaaatgtaaaatctgtcGACAATTCAGCATACAACTCAACATACATGATGAAGCAAGTTTCTAATAATCAAAGAATACTCAGTTATATTTACTTGAGTGTAAATGGATCAATTATCTGtagaaaaatacagtttttacatAGGCCTTtctaaagaaacaaaattatGGAGCCGCAATATAAGGATCTATGTTCTGCTATGAGTGCTGAGAGGTAAATATTATTCTAAATGTCTTCGGCAGCAAGCAGGATATtggatttctttttctcacctGGCACTTAACTAGCATGTCAAAGAAGACATCATCCCCCTCAGGCTGCTCAGCGCTGGCCTCGATGCGACTGTACAGGGAGGGTGTGTGAGGTGTTTCTGTACTGGAGATGGGGGCTGGGaggagaaaacaacatttatcaaGACGTGAGTAGTGAGATAGAGGGAGATGACAAAACTGCGCAGTACATCATGAGTCATCACCTTGTGTTGGGACTGGATCTGTGCTGGAGGTGGAGTGTGTATGAGGCGGGTTGGAGATGCTGAGTTTCAAGCCAGGAAAATGGCTCATGCTGACTCTTTGGTCGTCCAGACGACGGCCCTGGGAGCTGGCCAGCAGCTCCAGGAAATGACCAGGATCCTGCAATGGTGTTTCGTGCTCCAAAATAGCTAGAAACACATAATTATCGGTAGGTGATTTAAAACTCTGTGCCAGTCAAAACATAGCAGGAGAGCTGTGCCCTTTACTACTACAACCAGTATTGTATTCTGGTTCTCTAGAACATAAAACCAAACTGGTAACGgaaaaaacacaggaagagACGCTCTGGGATTACAAAACAGGAAATCTATGACACTTAAATCGATACTCTGCCAAAGTCAATCTTTCGAGCATAAAACACTCCCTAGTTTGATCCACAGTTTCATCCTTCAAGAAGCAATGAGGCAGTGATCAACTTGGATTCATGGCTGATTAAAAACAGTCCTATAAATGACCAGTTTTCAGGGCGGACAACAAGTATCAGAGCGTCCATAGAAGCCGTCATGCTCCGTAAAGAATGAAACCACGATCTAAACATTCAAGGTTAGGAGTGTGTTTGATACTCAAAAAGAGATTTTTGTGTGGAATATCCCTTTAAGATCAATAACTCAAGAGGTTTGATTACACAACATTTGATACGGACAAGTTTGTAGAcatgctgcattcacaccatGAAGGGACAGGGGTAATATCGGCCTCTGGACACTGACTCACCGTCCCACCAGATGATCTGAATATGACGAGTA
Encoded proteins:
- the mcoln3b gene encoding mucolipin-3 isoform X2; the protein is MEESSDFYDVYDTDIHPPWSDHQHLSPEDPENVECLRRKIKYYFMNPCEKYHARGRKPWKLILQIIKIAIITIQLVSFGLSNQMVVTFKEENLMTFKHLFLKDYVDGSMDTYAVYRQADVYDHIDYIIKQYGLLHNITVGNHEYEKNGANFTPLSMCQEFYRNSTIYPENETFEIDAQVETECIEVYPMHWPSLLPHINLHFKRMLSVKIMFDLKAINLQTVRYRELPDCYHFKVVITFNNQAHSGRIKVDLENDVEINECRDWKVTGASARNIYLTVLFDCLIIVTCITSFTLCTRSVLNGIQLQFEYTLSCRKHSGREVPWSDRLEFVNGWYILIIVSDTLTIIGSILKIEIQTKVLTSYDVCSILLGTGTMFVWIGVIRYMGYFRKYNILILTLRAAFPNVIRFICCAGIIYLSYCLCGWIVLGPYHEKFRTLNTVSECLFSLINGDDMFPTFKNMTQKSSLVWLFSRVYLYSFVSLFIYMILSLFITLITDTYDTIKQQQQSGTPTSELQRFLSECKDLPNSGVYRLDKSNTCFFNCCMSRCKKPEERMTSEA
- the mcoln3b gene encoding mucolipin-3 isoform X1, whose translation is MEETKQVSECEMLCIIQQCSDMEESSDFYDVYDTDIHPPWSDHQHLSPEDPENVECLRRKIKYYFMNPCEKYHARGRKPWKLILQIIKIAIITIQLVSFGLSNQMVVTFKEENLMTFKHLFLKDYVDGSMDTYAVYRQADVYDHIDYIIKQYGLLHNITVGNHEYEKNGANFTPLSMCQEFYRNSTIYPENETFEIDAQVETECIEVYPMHWPSLLPHINLHFKRMLSVKIMFDLKAINLQTVRYRELPDCYHFKVVITFNNQAHSGRIKVDLENDVEINECRDWKVTGASARNIYLTVLFDCLIIVTCITSFTLCTRSVLNGIQLQFEYTLSCRKHSGREVPWSDRLEFVNGWYILIIVSDTLTIIGSILKIEIQTKVLTSYDVCSILLGTGTMFVWIGVIRYMGYFRKYNILILTLRAAFPNVIRFICCAGIIYLSYCLCGWIVLGPYHEKFRTLNTVSECLFSLINGDDMFPTFKNMTQKSSLVWLFSRVYLYSFVSLFIYMILSLFITLITDTYDTIKQQQQSGTPTSELQRFLSECKDLPNSGVYRLDKSNTCFFNCCMSRCKKPEERMTSEA